A region of Caretta caretta isolate rCarCar2 chromosome 26, rCarCar1.hap1, whole genome shotgun sequence DNA encodes the following proteins:
- the ARID5A gene encoding AT-rich interactive domain-containing protein 5A isoform X2, with product MALSFKGKRKKKTSTMEAAGPGPVEEADAVKPGPEGSQSTVDPLDQVDSPALKPDSSSEEEQKRLVEEMGDEQALSREKEEEQAFLVNLYKFMKDRHTPIERVPHLGFKQINLWKIYKAVEKLGAYELVTGRRLWKNVYDELGGSPGSTSAATCTRRHYERLVLPYVRHLKGEDDKPLPPAKPRKQYKVSREPRGEQGDDAAEKSKRVKKEKSGDQVLPEKVKPDTSAIPKRGRETVTDGPEQSRPGDRAEGLPLSNTKDLAKSQPSMSCHSNCRAHGCSEAYKRLFSSFYFKGNHGIMSPLAKKKLLAQVSKAESLHCHERHLSHCPEGKKSRSAGLPCPSPELDSNRPSVIHQSKEGRSPVPEGDDANDPAQACLPPNKGEGAPCPKGSLSPRGSQIFPRTEDGSSGRHLSPAPAIFTGHFHAYRSEVLKPVSCHPLRGPMEYFRGFKDFPESLSIYQQPGKDLQPANLTRKRQEGTEGCVEQPEDLRSKASQAPPSWSRDSQGPSAFYKGSSAGSRGSPFASVKACWVPPMASFAKASPPLPKNGGLVQPIPQNQVGSPALGHGPRSKRSLEEEGFVHGKKLKAVSPLIKGVEPKDKRGESPSFQQGLAKPQAVVPSPSFPAPLPSAAGQDSYKGTMLRFPVNFGTPADHLKGQSSSLIPSLSVSPFVIPAFPGHLLAASTQSSDLCRPLAASLVHYPTSYDSSLRQRLYPVSTWHNQPTYASPHGTTFHRNNKL from the exons ATGG CACTCAGCTTcaaagggaagaggaagaagaagacaTCCACAATGGAGGCTGCTGGGCCAGGACCTGTGGAAGAGGCTGATGCTGTGAAGCCTGGACCCGAGGGGAGCCAGAGCACTGTGGACCCACTGGACCAGGTG GACTCGCCAGCGCTGAAGCCAGACAGCAGCTCCGAAGAGGAGCAGAAGAGGCTGGTGGAGGAGATGGGGGATGAACAGGCATTGagcagggagaaggaagaggagcaggcCTTCCTGGTCAATCTCTACAAGTTCATGAAGGACCGTCACACGCCCATCGAGAGAGTGCCTCATCTTGGCTTCAAGCAGA TTAACCTGTGGAAGATCTACAAAGCTGTGGAGAAGCTGGGAGCATATGAGCTG GTCACAGGAAGACGCCTCTGGAAGAACGTGTATGATGAGCTGGGGGGCAGCCCTGGAAGCACCAGCGCGGCCACCTGCACCCGGAGGCACTACGAGAG GCTGGTCCTCCCGTATGTGCGACACCTGAAGGGCGAGGATGAcaagcccctgccccctgccaagCCCCGGAAGCAGTACAAGGTCTCCAGGGAGCCCCGTGGGGAGCAGGGCGATGACGCAGCTGAAAAGAGCAAGAGAGTCAAGAAGGAGAAAAGCGGAGATCAG GTTTTGCCTGAGAAGGTGAAGCCGGATACCTCTGCCATTCCAAAACGGGGCAGGGAGACTGTGACAGATGGCCCCGAGCAGAGCCGACCAGGAGACCGAGCTGAGGGGCTCCCCCTTTCGAACACCAAGGACTTGGCCAAGAGCCAGCCATCCATGAGCTGCCACAGCAACTGCAGGGCCCACGGCTGCTCGGAGGCCTACAAACGGCTCTTCTCCAGCTTTTACTTCAAGGGGAACCATGGCATCATGTCTCCCTTGGCCAAGAAGAAGCTGCTGGCTCAAGTGAGCAAGGCTGAATCCTTGCACTGTCATGAGAGACATCTGAGCCATTGCCCAGAAGGCAAGAAATCCAGGTCTGCagggctcccctgccccagcccagagctcgaCTCCAACAGGCCATCAGTCATTCATCAGAGCAAAGAGGGAAGGAGCCCTGTGCCAGAGGGGGATGATGCCAATGACCCAGCCCAAGCGTGCCTCCCCCCTAACAAAGGGGAGGGGGCACCGTGCCCAAAGGGATCTCTGAGCCCCAGAGGCAGCCAGATATTTCCGAGGACAGAGGACGGGAGTTCAGGGCgccacctctcccctgctcctgccATCTTCACTGGCCACTTCCATGCGTACAGAAGTGAGGTTCTGAAACCTGTGAGCTGCCACCCCCTACGAGGCCCGATGGAGTATTTTCGGGGCTTCAAGGATTTCCCAGAGTCTCTCTCCATCTATCAGCAGCCAGGCAAGGACCTGCAGCCAGCCAACCTCACTCGGAAGAGGCAGGAGGGTACGGAGGGTTGTGTGGAGCAGCCAGAAGATCTGCGCAGCAAAGCGAGCCAGGCCCCGCCCTCCTGGAGCAGAGACAGCCAGGGACCCTCTGCTTTCTATAAAGGCAGCTCTGCGGGGAGCAGAGGTTCTCCCTTTGCCAGTGTGAAAGCCTGCTGGGTCCCACCCATGGCCAGCTTTGCCAAGGCCAGTCCCCCGCTGCCCAAGAATGGCGGGCTCGTCCAGCCCATCCCACAGAACCAGGtgggcagccctgccctgggccacGGGCCGAGGAGCAAGCGCAGTCTGGAGGAGGAGGGCTTTGTTCATGGGAAGAAGCTAAAGGCTGTCTCGCCTCTCATCAAGGGAGTGGAGCCAAAGGACAAACGCGGCGAGTCGCCGAGCTTCCAGCAGGGCCTGGCCAAGCCCCAGGCCGTGGTGCCAAGCCCCAGCTTCCCAGCACCGCTCCcctctgctgcagggcaggataGTTACAAAGGGACGATGCTGAGGTTCCCGGTGAACTTTGGCACCCCCGCGGACCATTTAAAGGGCCAGTCCTCTTCACTGATTCCTTCGCTCTCTGTCAGCCCATTTGTCATCCCTGCGTTTCCAGGCCACTTATTAGCTGCCTCCACTCAATCCTCAGACCTCTGCCGGCCGCTGGCTGCCAGCCTAGTGCACTACCCTACGTCTTACGACAGCTCACTGCGCCAGAGGCTGTACCCTGTGTCGACGTGGCACAATCAGCCAACGTACGCCTCCCCTCACGGGACCACCTTTCACCGGAACAACAAGCTGTAG
- the ARID5A gene encoding AT-rich interactive domain-containing protein 5A isoform X1: MLTAPPSEPRNALSFKGKRKKKTSTMEAAGPGPVEEADAVKPGPEGSQSTVDPLDQVDSPALKPDSSSEEEQKRLVEEMGDEQALSREKEEEQAFLVNLYKFMKDRHTPIERVPHLGFKQINLWKIYKAVEKLGAYELVTGRRLWKNVYDELGGSPGSTSAATCTRRHYERLVLPYVRHLKGEDDKPLPPAKPRKQYKVSREPRGEQGDDAAEKSKRVKKEKSGDQVLPEKVKPDTSAIPKRGRETVTDGPEQSRPGDRAEGLPLSNTKDLAKSQPSMSCHSNCRAHGCSEAYKRLFSSFYFKGNHGIMSPLAKKKLLAQVSKAESLHCHERHLSHCPEGKKSRSAGLPCPSPELDSNRPSVIHQSKEGRSPVPEGDDANDPAQACLPPNKGEGAPCPKGSLSPRGSQIFPRTEDGSSGRHLSPAPAIFTGHFHAYRSEVLKPVSCHPLRGPMEYFRGFKDFPESLSIYQQPGKDLQPANLTRKRQEGTEGCVEQPEDLRSKASQAPPSWSRDSQGPSAFYKGSSAGSRGSPFASVKACWVPPMASFAKASPPLPKNGGLVQPIPQNQVGSPALGHGPRSKRSLEEEGFVHGKKLKAVSPLIKGVEPKDKRGESPSFQQGLAKPQAVVPSPSFPAPLPSAAGQDSYKGTMLRFPVNFGTPADHLKGQSSSLIPSLSVSPFVIPAFPGHLLAASTQSSDLCRPLAASLVHYPTSYDSSLRQRLYPVSTWHNQPTYASPHGTTFHRNNKL, encoded by the exons ATGCTAACGGCCCCTCCTTCCGAGCCAAGAAATG CACTCAGCTTcaaagggaagaggaagaagaagacaTCCACAATGGAGGCTGCTGGGCCAGGACCTGTGGAAGAGGCTGATGCTGTGAAGCCTGGACCCGAGGGGAGCCAGAGCACTGTGGACCCACTGGACCAGGTG GACTCGCCAGCGCTGAAGCCAGACAGCAGCTCCGAAGAGGAGCAGAAGAGGCTGGTGGAGGAGATGGGGGATGAACAGGCATTGagcagggagaaggaagaggagcaggcCTTCCTGGTCAATCTCTACAAGTTCATGAAGGACCGTCACACGCCCATCGAGAGAGTGCCTCATCTTGGCTTCAAGCAGA TTAACCTGTGGAAGATCTACAAAGCTGTGGAGAAGCTGGGAGCATATGAGCTG GTCACAGGAAGACGCCTCTGGAAGAACGTGTATGATGAGCTGGGGGGCAGCCCTGGAAGCACCAGCGCGGCCACCTGCACCCGGAGGCACTACGAGAG GCTGGTCCTCCCGTATGTGCGACACCTGAAGGGCGAGGATGAcaagcccctgccccctgccaagCCCCGGAAGCAGTACAAGGTCTCCAGGGAGCCCCGTGGGGAGCAGGGCGATGACGCAGCTGAAAAGAGCAAGAGAGTCAAGAAGGAGAAAAGCGGAGATCAG GTTTTGCCTGAGAAGGTGAAGCCGGATACCTCTGCCATTCCAAAACGGGGCAGGGAGACTGTGACAGATGGCCCCGAGCAGAGCCGACCAGGAGACCGAGCTGAGGGGCTCCCCCTTTCGAACACCAAGGACTTGGCCAAGAGCCAGCCATCCATGAGCTGCCACAGCAACTGCAGGGCCCACGGCTGCTCGGAGGCCTACAAACGGCTCTTCTCCAGCTTTTACTTCAAGGGGAACCATGGCATCATGTCTCCCTTGGCCAAGAAGAAGCTGCTGGCTCAAGTGAGCAAGGCTGAATCCTTGCACTGTCATGAGAGACATCTGAGCCATTGCCCAGAAGGCAAGAAATCCAGGTCTGCagggctcccctgccccagcccagagctcgaCTCCAACAGGCCATCAGTCATTCATCAGAGCAAAGAGGGAAGGAGCCCTGTGCCAGAGGGGGATGATGCCAATGACCCAGCCCAAGCGTGCCTCCCCCCTAACAAAGGGGAGGGGGCACCGTGCCCAAAGGGATCTCTGAGCCCCAGAGGCAGCCAGATATTTCCGAGGACAGAGGACGGGAGTTCAGGGCgccacctctcccctgctcctgccATCTTCACTGGCCACTTCCATGCGTACAGAAGTGAGGTTCTGAAACCTGTGAGCTGCCACCCCCTACGAGGCCCGATGGAGTATTTTCGGGGCTTCAAGGATTTCCCAGAGTCTCTCTCCATCTATCAGCAGCCAGGCAAGGACCTGCAGCCAGCCAACCTCACTCGGAAGAGGCAGGAGGGTACGGAGGGTTGTGTGGAGCAGCCAGAAGATCTGCGCAGCAAAGCGAGCCAGGCCCCGCCCTCCTGGAGCAGAGACAGCCAGGGACCCTCTGCTTTCTATAAAGGCAGCTCTGCGGGGAGCAGAGGTTCTCCCTTTGCCAGTGTGAAAGCCTGCTGGGTCCCACCCATGGCCAGCTTTGCCAAGGCCAGTCCCCCGCTGCCCAAGAATGGCGGGCTCGTCCAGCCCATCCCACAGAACCAGGtgggcagccctgccctgggccacGGGCCGAGGAGCAAGCGCAGTCTGGAGGAGGAGGGCTTTGTTCATGGGAAGAAGCTAAAGGCTGTCTCGCCTCTCATCAAGGGAGTGGAGCCAAAGGACAAACGCGGCGAGTCGCCGAGCTTCCAGCAGGGCCTGGCCAAGCCCCAGGCCGTGGTGCCAAGCCCCAGCTTCCCAGCACCGCTCCcctctgctgcagggcaggataGTTACAAAGGGACGATGCTGAGGTTCCCGGTGAACTTTGGCACCCCCGCGGACCATTTAAAGGGCCAGTCCTCTTCACTGATTCCTTCGCTCTCTGTCAGCCCATTTGTCATCCCTGCGTTTCCAGGCCACTTATTAGCTGCCTCCACTCAATCCTCAGACCTCTGCCGGCCGCTGGCTGCCAGCCTAGTGCACTACCCTACGTCTTACGACAGCTCACTGCGCCAGAGGCTGTACCCTGTGTCGACGTGGCACAATCAGCCAACGTACGCCTCCCCTCACGGGACCACCTTTCACCGGAACAACAAGCTGTAG